TCATTATTTTCTAAAGAGATTGCAAGTGAATCTAGAAGTCCAAAAAGATTAGCGGATTCTTTATATTTACCAGCATCTACGCCTATTGGGCTTGATGCGATCTCTCGATTATTTTCTTCGGACATAATCTCGCGATTTTTACTTTTTTCTCGAGAATTCGCCATTTCAGGAAATTTTTCTAAGGGATGAGTCACTTGTGAATCTGTTTCAGATTCGGCCATAAATACTTCTTTACCATGCAGGTTAACCTGTACGAAGAAATCCTTTCCGACCTCTAAAGTGATATGGCCATTGTCACCTTTATACTCGCCATTTTCATTAAATGGAGTATCCAGTGTTTTAAAACCCGAGAAAATATAGCGTTGTCCAACACGCTTATTTGCAATTGAAAGGGCCAGATTTTTAAGTTGCTTAACTTCATTGGCAACATTGTTTCTAACATCTTCATTGTAGATATCTGAAGATTGCGCGATAGCAATCTCTTTGGCCTTTCCCATAATATCTGTTAGGTTTTCAAGAGCTTTTTCTGTGATATTTAATTGAAGAAGTGCGAAGTCTGCATTTCTTTTAAATTGGGAATTATCTTTTGTTACACTAGATATCTGAAGTGCTTCAATATTTGCTGCAGGATTATCTGAAGGTTTACGCATACTCTTAAGAGTTGTTCCCTTCATTTGCAGGTCTTCCATTTTAGACTTGTGCTTATTAAGCGTATGTCTAATCGAAAGAGTCGTTGAATTTTCTGACACTCTAGTCATTTTTCAATAATCCTAATTACTGCTTAATTGATAAGACAGTATCAAACATTTCGTTTGCTGTTTTCATTACTTTAGCAGCAGCTTCATATGCGTGCTGATACTTAATCATATTTGCCGCTTCTTCATCGATTGAAACACCACTAATTCTTTCACGAATTGAGTTGGCCTGTGCTAGTAATCCTTCTGATTGTTCAGCGTCTAGTTTGGCCTTACCTGTTTCAAGTCCAACATTACCTACTGTTTTAAGATAGTCCTCTTCAAGTGTTGCTGTACCACCTGACATTAATCTCTCATGTTGTAGTTTAGAGATTGCAATAGCAACACGGTTATCCCCGGGACTATTTGGAGATAGTGCTGTTGCTATATTTGAAATATCTGATTTGATCGCATCACTTAGGTCAATGTTAAGCGCAGCTCCCTCTATTTTCATAGGTGCTGAGAAGAAGTTATTTCCTGTCGTCGGCCCTTTGTTATCCATTGATACTGGATTACCATTAACATCTGTTTGAATCTCGCGATTAACATATCCTCTTCTGTGGATTGCATTGACGTAATTCATAAATTCGTATGCTGTCTGGTCTAGCTTTTCTTTTAATTGTTTGACGTCATTATTTCTAACTTTAATTACGGCACCTAGTGAACCACCTTGAAATTTTTCAGTAATTTGTTGACCGGAACGACTTGCCCAGAAGATCTCCATTGAGCCATCTTGACCATTAGTTGATTCATCTTTACCAAACACATACGTTCCAAGTTTTTGTGATTGAGCTGCTGTAACGAGTGTACCAATGCCAGGAGATTGAACGTTATAATTTCCACGTTCATCTTGATAGGTATGTATTTTTATAATCTTTGATAATTCCTTAACTGATAAATCACGTTGATCTCGAAGATCTCCAGTTTCATCGCCTGTTGCTTCGAGTTCTCGAATCTTTCTATTTAATGTTGCAATTGAGTCTATATGTTGATTAGCATCCTTAACTGAGATCATAATCTTATCATCAATACTCTTTGAGATCTCGTTAAGAGTCTCTGCGATTCTTCTAAAGTCTTTTACAATTAATTGTGCTTTATCACGTACAACTGAACGTACGGTTTCGTTCTCTGGTTGATTCGCAAGATCACGAAATGAATTAAAAAAATTATTGAGAATTTGATTAAGACCTTCATTGTCGATTTCATTAAAGATATCTTCAACGCGACTTAGTTGTTCAGCTCTATTATTGTAGTAGGATTCATTACTTTGACTATCACGTAATTTTTTTTCAACGAATTTATCATGAACACGATTAATACTTTTAATTCTAGTACCACTACCAGTTATTAATCCATCCTTAATAAGAGGCATATTAGATTGTTGGTGTACACGCTGACGAGAATATCCTTCCGTATTTGCATTGGAAATATTATGCGACGTTACCTCTAGCGATTTCTTAGAGGCGTTAAGTCCTGTATTTGCAATGTTTAACAGACGTGTAGACAAATAATCTCCAATTAAGGATTTCGCTCAAGCGATCTTTGCTGAGTGATACCTTTGGCGTTATATGTAGATACTGTCTTAGTACCCATTGCACTTTCTCTGATCTCACGAAGAGAGTTTAGTGCTTTGTTAATAAAAAGTTGATTCTTCTTATTTTGTGTTTGAATTTTTTCAATAATATCTACTAAAAGACTATTGAATCTGAATAAGTGTTTACCATCTTTTTCAGCTTCAAACTTTGAGAAGAATTCAACTAGGTCAGTGATTGAATTAATTTTTAATTCTTTATAGTCCTTTTGAATATTTGAAAGAATCTTGTTTCTGGCCTTTTCATTTACTTCTATCTTTGCAATGATTTCAGACTTTTTAGAAACTTTTTCTTCTAGCTCATCAATCTTACTATCAAGTAGGAGAGCGTACTCATCACAAGTTAAATCAAATAATTTATAGTGAAGCTCACACTGTGACTTCCATATATCTGTAATTTGAAAGTAATATGTTGCTAGTTGTGTTTTCATTATACTCCGAACTCTTCCCCAAGAATTTTATCTGCCATTTTGTCATAATCCATTTTGTAGGTTCCACCTTGGATTTGAGCTTTTAGTGCAGCTATCTTTGCAGAGTTATCAACTTCTGGTGCTGCATCAACAGCTTTCTTGATATGTGCAAAATCTTTTACTGCTTCAGGTATTGAAACTCTGGCATCATTTCTTGTTTGATTATCAATATAAGCTTTTTGAGCATTCGTGTTTCTTTTAATTGGAGCTTGCTTCTGGATCTCTTGTGATCTCTCGGCCGTAGTTTTAGCATTTGGAAAGAAACTTGATCTCGTATTTGTTACACTACTCATACTTTACTCCAATTTGTTTTGCCTGCTTCATTGCTATTGATTGAGAAGGTTGAGTTGGCCCTTCTTCAATTCGAATTTGGTTTTGTGCATACTTATTTTTATTGTCCAAATAGTTTTGATAATTTTGTTCATTCCTCATATGCTTTGGATAAATTTCATTCAAAATCATTTTTTGTATTTGGCTATCTTCTTTAACAAGAGCTTTAGCACGCTCACTTGTCATAAGACCGTTATAGAAATTTCCTGCTGTACTTTGCACGCCACTGTTAAGTGACTTAGTCATTTCTTTAACCATTAACTCATTAAATTGTGCCTCTAGCCCTTGGGCCGCACCTTTGATCTCTTCAGGAATATACTTGTCAGAATTTGCAGGACGTACAGATTTTTGCGCATTTGCGTTTTGTATTTGTGGTCTATGAATTTTGATTTCATTCATAATACTCATCCTGAGTTTCTGGCCGTTCAATCCTTGAAAAGCCCATTATCATTAATATTTTAACATTTTTTTTAGTTTTTTTATACCCAGCTCTTAAAAATGGTAAAAAATGCTATTTGACATTGAAAGTTAAATTAACTCAATTTCTCCAACTAGTGCACCATTTCTCTTAAGTGCTTGAAAAATCGAAATTAAATCTTCCGGCGTCGCACCTAATGCATTTAGGCTTTTAACAAGATCATTTAGTGTAGTTGTCTTGTCAACTAAACGAATATTTCCATCATCACCATCTTTCTTCTTGTTATTAACCTGAATATTTAGTCCACCATGAGAAATCGCAACCGCTTCAACGGTAATATCTCCACCTGCAACAATAGTACCTGTTCGCTCATTGATGATGATTTTAGCAATACGATCTGTATGAACTTTAAAATTTTCGATAATCGCTAAAAGTTGTACGATTTTTCTTTGGTACTGTATTGGTACAATAATATCAACAGTATTTGAGTCCTTTGCTATGGCATACTTTCCACCTAGTTCTTGATTGATAGTTTTTTCAATTCTAGCAGCAGTTGTGAAGTCTGGACTCTTGAGTGCAAGTCTCAATGATTTCTTCTTATCGAAATCTAATTGTAACTCTCTTTCAACAACTGCACCCTGTGGAATAAGTCCTGTTGTCGCAAATTTCTTACCATTTTCTAGGCCACCAATTGAAATTGATCCATTTGCTACAGCATAAACATTTCCGTCACCGCCTTTAAGTGGAGTGATCAGAAGCGTTCCTCCTGCAAGAGAAGAAGCATCACCAATTGATGAAACCTTTACATCCATTTTTTGTCCAACTCGGCTAAATGATGGGAGTTCAGCTGTAACAATTACTGCCGCAACGTTCTTTGAACTAATTTCATTTTGTGGATTAAGTCCAAGCTTTTGAAACATACGTTTAAGAGAAGTATTTGTTACTTCTCCACCACCATCCCCAGTACCATTTAGTCCAACAACTAAACCATAACCAACGATAGGGTTTTTTCGAACGCCTTTAACATCCACTAGGTCTTTTAAACGACTCATCTTTGCCTCAATATGAGTTCCAAAAGATAAAAGGATAAGACCAAAAATTAACTTTTTAAACATTAATTACCTCAATACCGTTACAGAGCTTTCTAAAAATTTTGTCGAATCAATTGTATCGTCTTCATTGATATCTTTACGTGATATCAATGCTTGTAACTCAACTAGGTGTTTACGATTTTTAAAAAGTACATTTTTTTGTCCACGTACAAGTAGGTGATCTCTACTGATCTCTTCCACAATAACTCCAGATATTTTGTCATGAATTTTATTTGATGCACTTGTGTCTTCACCTTCTTCAGCTCCTGCTGCTGCAGGTGCTTGAGGCTGACCAGGTGTTGTCGTAGCTGTTGTACTTTCTGGATTTTGACCTGCAAGTGTGGGCATCGGTGGAAAAGCTCTTTTGAGCTCCATTGTAATATCATTCTTAAGACGAGTTTGAACGTTTACTAGAATAATATCACCGTTTCGTTTCCATTTATTTTTTGTAAATAGATAGTTTTCGTTTCCATTCCCGGCCCAAAGGCTGCCAGTATTTCCATGGTCATGGAAATTGTTTGCAGTTACTCTTTTTGGTTGCGGTTGTTGACGTTGTGATAATTGATTATTGTTATATCTTCTTTTAACCTGAGGGGCCATATTAGGAGTATTGGAAGAAGTTTGTCTTCTGTCCCCATATGAGTTGCGATATTGATCGAATGTATTATCAACATTTGCTCTTTTTTGTTCTAGCTCTCTTTGGTTAACACCATCTAGTTCGTTATACATTTTGTTAATATAGTTAGCACATGATGTTGTTAGTAGTGCTAATGTTAAAAATAAAACTTTTCTCATAAATCTACCTTCACTTCATTGAGTCCAATTACTTTCGCTGTGAATACCTTATTAGTTTTCAAATTCTTCACTTTTATGAAATCTTGTAACTTGCCTGTCGACATTGGTAGTGCTTGACCAGTTA
The DNA window shown above is from Bacteriovorax sp. BAL6_X and carries:
- the flgL gene encoding flagellar hook-associated protein FlgL, which translates into the protein MTRVSENSTTLSIRHTLNKHKSKMEDLQMKGTTLKSMRKPSDNPAANIEALQISSVTKDNSQFKRNADFALLQLNITEKALENLTDIMGKAKEIAIAQSSDIYNEDVRNNVANEVKQLKNLALSIANKRVGQRYIFSGFKTLDTPFNENGEYKGDNGHITLEVGKDFFVQVNLHGKEVFMAESETDSQVTHPLEKFPEMANSREKSKNREIMSEENNREIASSPIGVDAGKYKESANLFGLLDSLAISLENNDPDQIQNLLEKFDTAVTRLVTLRTRVGSVASSVMTNVNTIDANNIDNMERKSKLVDADVTELFSDITRQQEILKTAYKTSEGLLNKNLLDFLR
- the flgK gene encoding flagellar hook-associated protein FlgK; this translates as MSTRLLNIANTGLNASKKSLEVTSHNISNANTEGYSRQRVHQQSNMPLIKDGLITGSGTRIKSINRVHDKFVEKKLRDSQSNESYYNNRAEQLSRVEDIFNEIDNEGLNQILNNFFNSFRDLANQPENETVRSVVRDKAQLIVKDFRRIAETLNEISKSIDDKIMISVKDANQHIDSIATLNRKIRELEATGDETGDLRDQRDLSVKELSKIIKIHTYQDERGNYNVQSPGIGTLVTAAQSQKLGTYVFGKDESTNGQDGSMEIFWASRSGQQITEKFQGGSLGAVIKVRNNDVKQLKEKLDQTAYEFMNYVNAIHRRGYVNREIQTDVNGNPVSMDNKGPTTGNNFFSAPMKIEGAALNIDLSDAIKSDISNIATALSPNSPGDNRVAIAISKLQHERLMSGGTATLEEDYLKTVGNVGLETGKAKLDAEQSEGLLAQANSIRERISGVSIDEEAANMIKYQHAYEAAAKVMKTANEMFDTVLSIKQ
- a CDS encoding flagellar protein FlgN, whose protein sequence is MKTQLATYYFQITDIWKSQCELHYKLFDLTCDEYALLLDSKIDELEEKVSKKSEIIAKIEVNEKARNKILSNIQKDYKELKINSITDLVEFFSKFEAEKDGKHLFRFNSLLVDIIEKIQTQNKKNQLFINKALNSLREIRESAMGTKTVSTYNAKGITQQRSLERNP
- the flgM gene encoding flagellar biosynthesis anti-sigma factor FlgM, encoding MSSVTNTRSSFFPNAKTTAERSQEIQKQAPIKRNTNAQKAYIDNQTRNDARVSIPEAVKDFAHIKKAVDAAPEVDNSAKIAALKAQIQGGTYKMDYDKMADKILGEEFGV
- a CDS encoding flagellar basal body P-ring protein FlgI, whose protein sequence is MFKKLIFGLILLSFGTHIEAKMSRLKDLVDVKGVRKNPIVGYGLVVGLNGTGDGGGEVTNTSLKRMFQKLGLNPQNEISSKNVAAVIVTAELPSFSRVGQKMDVKVSSIGDASSLAGGTLLITPLKGGDGNVYAVANGSISIGGLENGKKFATTGLIPQGAVVERELQLDFDKKKSLRLALKSPDFTTAARIEKTINQELGGKYAIAKDSNTVDIIVPIQYQRKIVQLLAIIENFKVHTDRIAKIIINERTGTIVAGGDITVEAVAISHGGLNIQVNNKKKDGDDGNIRLVDKTTTLNDLVKSLNALGATPEDLISIFQALKRNGALVGEIELI
- a CDS encoding flagellar basal body L-ring protein FlgH, with product MRKVLFLTLALLTTSCANYINKMYNELDGVNQRELEQKRANVDNTFDQYRNSYGDRRQTSSNTPNMAPQVKRRYNNNQLSQRQQPQPKRVTANNFHDHGNTGSLWAGNGNENYLFTKNKWKRNGDIILVNVQTRLKNDITMELKRAFPPMPTLAGQNPESTTATTTPGQPQAPAAAGAEEGEDTSASNKIHDKISGVIVEEISRDHLLVRGQKNVLFKNRKHLVELQALISRKDINEDDTIDSTKFLESSVTVLR